The following are encoded in a window of Hippoglossus hippoglossus isolate fHipHip1 chromosome 23, fHipHip1.pri, whole genome shotgun sequence genomic DNA:
- the tspan33a gene encoding tetraspanin-33 isoform X2: protein MLMVVGVLMFILTFCGCVGSLRENICLLQTFCVSLTVIFILQLVAGILGFVFSDTARGKVTHMINNAIVHYRDDIDLQNMIDFGQMEFGCCGGVAYNDWSQNMYFNCNMVNPSRERCSVPFSCCIISKDKEVVNTMCGQGMQDLEYVEAGDHIYTNGCIDKLVNWIHSNMFLLGGIALGLAIPQLVGILLSQILINQIKDQILLQKYSAKHRTDPWS from the exons ATGCTGATGGTGGTGGGGGTCCTCATGTTCATCCTCACCTTCTGTGGCTGTGTGGGCTCCCTGCGAGAAAACATCTGCCTCCTGCAGACA ttctgtgtgtctctgacagTGATCTTCATACTGCAGCTCGTCGCTGGAATCCTCGGCTTCGTCTTCTCTGATACG GCACGGGGCAAAGTGACTCACATGATCAACAACGCCATCGTCCACTACAGAGACGACATCGATCTACAGAACATGATCGATTTTGGTCAGATGGAG TTTGGCTGCTGTGGGGGTGTGGCGTACAACGACTGGTCCCAGAACATGTACTTCAACTGCAACATGGTCAACCCGAGCAGAGAGCGCTGTTCTGTCCCCTTCTCCTGTTGCATCATATCCAAAGACAAG GAGGTTGTCAACACCATGTGTGGCCAGGGCATGCAGGACTTAGAGTACGTCGAAGCTGGAGACCACATCTACACCAATGGCTGCATAGATAAATTAGTCAACTGGATTCACAGCAACATGTTCCTACTGGGAGGTATCGCACTGGGATTGGCTATTCCACAG ctcgtTGGGATCCTCTTGTCCCAGATTCTCATCAACCAGATCAAAGACCAGATCTTGCTGCAGAAGTACAGCGCCAAACACCGCACCGACCCGTGGAGCTGA
- the smo gene encoding smoothened homolog encodes MSSPGWSPIVGMLCVWAAAAWLPGSGAVLSPNGTLFEDHCKKTTTCEALKYNTCLGSPLPYTHTSLALAEDSTTQEEAFEKLTMWSGLRNAPRCWSVIQPLLCAVYMPKCENGRVELPSQTLCQATRRPCSIVDQERGWPSFLKCDHFPVGCSNEVQKLKFNTSGQCEAPLVKTDIQSSWYKDVEGCGIQCDNPLFTVSEHNDMHVYIAYFGTITLLCTFFTLATFLADWKNSNRYPAVILFYINACFFVGSIGWLAQFLDGAREEIVCKSDNTMRLGEPSSSETLSCVTIFIIVYYSLMSGVIWFVMLTYAWHASFKALGTTQQPLSGRTSYFHMVTWSIPFVLTVAILAIAEVDGDSVSGICFVGYKNYRYRAGFVLAPIGVVLVVGGYFLIRGVMTLFSIKSKHPGLLSEKAASKINETMLRLGIFGFLAFGFVLITFGCHFYDFFNQAEWERSFREYVLCEANVTIASQTNKPIPECTIKNRPSLMVEKINLFSMFGTGIAMSTWVWTKATILIWKRTWCKIIGRSDNEPKRIKKSKMIAKAFAMRKELHKDPEKELSFSMHTVSHDGPVAGINFEINEPSNEMSSAWAQHVTKIVARRGAILPQDISVTPTGTPVPPPEERNRLWMVEAEISPEMIKRKKKKKKRKKEVRPVKEVTEHQTYHQREACRSTVPRLPKLPCHPSLVANLQEQQKLEEEVLPGSYPDFQTSHPLSCEERCRYPPYQSSQNSYGRSLLSNPLTFNDRPEDLGLGPRCPPSASSWQPSRASHYPREVHLTDGLSERLAHVARVPAGRRVNYGPIHSRTNLMEAELMDADSDF; translated from the exons ATGTCTTCCCCCGGCTGGAGCCCCATTGTTGGGATGCTTTGCGtctgggctgctgctgcctggctcCCGGGCTCCGGGGCAGTGTTGTCTCCAAACGGGACATTGTTCGAGGACCACTGCAAGAAAACCACGACCTGCGAGGCCCTGAAGTACAACACATGCCTGGGGTCCCCTCTGCCCTACACCCACACCTCCCTGGCCCTGGCGGAGGACTCCACCACACAAGAGGAGGCTTTTGAGAAGCTGACCATGTGGTCCG GTCTGAGGAACGCTCCTCGCTGTTGGTCGGTCATCCAGCCGCTGCTCTGTGCTGTCTACATGCCCAAGTGTGAGAACGGCCGGGTGGAGCTGCCCAGCCAGACCCTGTGTCAGGCCACGCGTCGGCCATGCAGCATCGTGGACCAGGAGCGAGGCTGGCCCAGCTTCCTCAAATGTGACCATTTCCCTGTGGGATGTTCG AATGAGGTGCAGAAGCTGAAGTTCAACACGTCGGGTCAGTGTGAAGCTCCTCTGGTGAAGACGGACATTCAGTCGAGTTGGTACAAAGACGTGGAGGGCTGCGGCATCCAGTGCGACAACCCTCTGTTCACCGTGAGCGAGCACAACGACATGCACGTCTACATCGCCTACTTCGGCACCATCACGCTCCTCTGCACCTTCTTCACTCTG GCCACGTTTCTCGCTGACTGGAAAAACTCCAACCGCTACCCAGCCGTCATCCTCTTCTACATCAACGCCTGCTTCTTCGTGGGCAGCATCGGCTGGTTGGCCCAGTTCCTGGACGGAGCGCGTGAAGAGATCGTGTGCAAGAGCGACAACACCATGCGACTCGGGGAGCCATC GTCTTCAGAGACGCTGTCATGtgtcaccatcttcatcatcgtctACTACTCCCTGATGTCCGGCGTGATCTGGTTCGTCATGCTCACCTACGCCTGGCATGCGTCCTTCAAAGCCCTGGGCACCACCCAGCAGCCGCTGTCCGGCAGAACCTCCTACTTCCACATGGTCACCTGGTCCATCCCCTTCGTCCTCACCGTGGCCATCCTGGCTATTGCTGAG GTGGATGGAGACTCAGTGAGCGGGATCTGTTTCGTGGGTTATAAAAACTACAGATACCGGGCCGGGTTCGTGCTCGCACCCATTGGTGTCGTGCTTGTTGTCGGTGGCTACTTCCTGATTCGGG GTGTCATGACCTTGTTTTCCATCAAGAGTAAGCACCCAGGACTGCTGAGTGAGAAAGCGGCGAGCAAAATCAACGAGACGATGCTGAGACTCG GCATATTTGGTTTCCTGGCTTTCGGGTTTGTTCTGATCACCTTCGGCTGCCACTTCTACGACTTCTTCAACCAGGCTGAGTGGGAGAGGAGCTTCAGAGAATATGTGCT GTGTGAAGCCAACGTGACGATCGCCTCTCAGACCAACAAGCCGATCCCAGAATGCACCATTAAAAACCGGCCGAGTCTAATGGTGGAGAAAATCAACCTGTTCTCCATGTTCGGGACCGGAATCGCTATGAGCACCTGGGTCTGGACCAAGGCCACCATCCTTATCTGGAAACGCACCTGGTGCAA GATTATCGGCCGCAGCGACAACGAGCCCAAGAGGATCAAGAAGAGCAAGATGATCGCCAAGGCGTTTGCGATGAGGAAGGAGCTCCACAAGGACCCGGAGAAGGAGCTGTCGTTCAGCATGCACACGGTGTCGCACGACGGGCCAGTGG CTGGAATCAATTTTGAAATAAACGAGCCGTCCAATGAAATGTCGTCAGCTTGGGCGCAGCACGTGACCAAGATCGTGGCCCGGCGAGGTGCCATCCTGCCTCAGGACATTTCTGTCACCCCCACGGGCACACCAG TGCCACCTCCAGAGGAGCGGAATAGACTGTGGATGGTGGAGGCCGAGATTTCCCCTGAGAtgataaagaggaagaagaagaaaaagaagaggaagaaggaggtgCGTCCAGTGAAGGAGGTGACGGAGCACCAGACGTATCATCAGCGCGAGGCTTGCCGCAGCACGGTGCCTCGTCTGCCCAAGCTGCCCTGCCACCCGAGCCTCGTCGCCaacctgcaggagcagcagaagctggaggaggaagtcCTGCCGGGGTCCTACCCAGACTTCCAAACCTCACACCCTCTGTCCTGTGAGGAGCGATGCCGCTACCCGCCCTACCAGAGCAGCCAGAACAGCTACGGCCGCAGCCTGCTCTCTAATCCTCTGACCTTCAACGATCGTCCGGAGGATCTGGGTCTCGGCCCCCGCTGCCcgccctctgcctcctcctggcAGCCAAGCAGAGCTTCTCACTACCCCCGGGAGGTGCATCTCACCGACGGGCTGTCAGAGAGGTTGGCCCATGTGGCTCGGGTCCCGGCGGGCCGCAGGGTCAACTATGGGCCCATCCACTCCCGGACCAATTTGATGGAGGCGGAGCTTATGGACGCTGACTCCGACTTCTAA